The genomic window TGACATCTCTTCGACCTCGCTTCGTGAGATGGTTAGATGTGGTGACGATATATCGTCCCTGGTTCCGGATGGGGTAGCGGTAATTATTGCCAGATCCGGGTTGTATAAAGCCTAGCACAGCATGTGCGTCGGTGTGTTATCCACACGCAACGAAGAACGATCAGAGGGTGTGTGGGGTGAACATTAACCATCTCTCATCTGGCGAGGTGGAGAAATGGTATGATGTCAGATTGAGTAAGTTTCCTTCTTAGAATTTATACCTTAATCTTGATGGAATTATGTTTTGACAGCTGGGTCCACTTTAGTACGTTACCTGGAGCGAACCTCGACTCCGCACTCTCGCAGATGTTCCTTGACCGAGGCGATGGGGACCTCCTGGCGATGGAAGATGCCGGCAGCCAAGGCGGCGTCGGCCTTGGTTTTGGCAAAGACCTCGCTGAAGTGTTCAGGTTTGCCGGCGCCGCTTGAGGCGATAACCGGGATCGAGACATTGTTTCTGATCAGGTTAATCAGTTCCAGGTCGAAGCCTGAGTTGGTGCCGTCGCGGTCGATGCAGTTCAGCAGGATCTCGCCCGCCCCCAGTTTTTCGCACGTTGTGGCCAGAGTCAAGGCGTCGAGATCACGGCCTTCGCGGCCTCCCTTGACCGTGCACTGGTACCAGCAATGCTCTTCTCCGCTGGGGCCGGGGAACTGAGTCTTGATGCTGTTCCTGGCAGGATCGGGATCAGTACAGTATACCCGTCTGGGGTCGACGGAGATCACCACTGCTTGGTTGCCATAGACGTGGGAGATCTGTTCGATGGAGCTTGTTCCCGATTTACGGCCGTTTTTGATGAATTCTTCAACCGTGTGTACGGCGTCACTGCCGATTGAGATCTTGTCGGCCCCGGAACGGAAATATTCCGCAGCCACTTCGAGCGATGAGTAGTGTTGGCCGTCGGAGGCCGTATATTCACGGATTCCTCCGCCGATGGTCAGAGGGACAAAGACCTGCTCAGAGGTGCGACGCAGGACCTCGATCATTGGTTGGTCCTTCAGCGGGAAGGCTCGGAAGGCGGTAATGTTCAGGAAAGTGATTTCGTCCGCCCCTTCCTCATAGTATCGACGGGCCAGGTCTACCGGCTTGCCGAGGTTTCTGACCTTGCCGGATTCACGGACATCATACTGGTCCCCTTTGGTCACCACCAGGTCACCTTCGTCGTTGCTACGGACATCGAGGCAGGCGATCACTCGTTTTGCCAATCTGGTTTTCGATAAGACCTCGGTCTTTGTTGGGGAAGAGGTCAGATCTCCGGCGCGGAGGAAATTGCCGAGCAGGGTCAGTCCGGCCTCACCGCTCTTTTCCGGATGAAACTGGAAAGCAGCGACATTGCCCTTTTGCACTCCGCTGATGAATTCATCGCCGTAGTTAGTGGTGGTCAGGATCCATTCCTGGTTTTTTGCGTTAGGCATGGCCCGGTAAGAGTGGACAAAATAGAGCTTTTCCTGCTGGTAGCCAGTGAGAAGGGAAGAATCTTGGCGGCAGTTAATGTCGTTCCAGCCGATCTGAGGAACTGACAGTCCCGGGGTGGTGAAGCGTCCCACCGTACCGGGGATAATGCCAAGGCCGGGGACACCGAGAGACTCCTCGCTTGACTCAAAAAGGGTTTGCAGTCCCAGGCAGATTCCGAGGAACGGTCTGTCTTCCCGTAGGTAAGCAAGGAGTGGCTCGATATAACCG from Desulfobulbaceae bacterium includes these protein-coding regions:
- the hisF gene encoding imidazole glycerol phosphate synthase subunit HisF is translated as MITLLDYGAGNVRSVRNAIKRLGFEICDVRKPEDITAAQRLVFPGVGSFGSAIHRLNELGYIEPLLAYLREDRPFLGICLGLQTLFESSEESLGVPGLGIIPGTVGRFTTPGLSVPQIGWNDINCRQDSSLLTGYQQEKLYFVHSYRAMPNAKNQEWILTTTNYGDEFISGVQKGNVAAFQFHPEKSGEAGLTLLGNFLRAGDLTSSPTKTEVLSKTRLAKRVIACLDVRSNDEGDLVVTKGDQYDVRESGKVRNLGKPVDLARRYYEEGADEITFLNITAFRAFPLKDQPMIEVLRRTSEQVFVPLTIGGGIREYTASDGQHYSSLEVAAEYFRSGADKISIGSDAVHTVEEFIKNGRKSGTSSIEQISHVYGNQAVVISVDPRRVYCTDPDPARNSIKTQFPGPSGEEHCWYQCTVKGGREGRDLDALTLATTCEKLGAGEILLNCIDRDGTNSGFDLELINLIRNNVSIPVIASSGAGKPEHFSEVFAKTKADAALAAGIFHRQEVPIASVKEHLRECGVEVRSR